A part of Fibrobacter sp. UWR4 genomic DNA contains:
- a CDS encoding alpha/beta hydrolase translates to MIKEFFFRVLRFIGVLGVIYISMVFYLALTERQKAFPRAITHKEANEAISGKAKGISCTLEDGTLLGGWMMGNGTAPILLYYPDAEEDAAQFLAEVGEHPNFTLVSFNYRGGGNNKGTPSQETFESDANQIAQCAAQVNESGFAYIAGRGIGAILAAKQGLIPAYNKTPLLFIDPVFSIADAISSKYGFLYPKFLIRADVSIEPDQLKNLEQRASIIYDQSQFELRTNENSVSLVTSRKILRKGNPLKEVFSNLSK, encoded by the coding sequence ATGATAAAAGAGTTTTTCTTCCGTGTGCTTCGTTTTATTGGTGTCCTGGGGGTGATTTACATCAGCATGGTATTTTACCTGGCTTTGACGGAAAGGCAGAAGGCCTTCCCTCGCGCAATCACCCATAAGGAAGCGAACGAAGCGATTTCCGGAAAGGCAAAGGGCATTTCCTGCACTCTTGAAGACGGCACCCTTCTTGGAGGCTGGATGATGGGAAACGGAACCGCTCCTATCTTACTGTATTATCCGGACGCCGAAGAAGATGCTGCTCAATTTCTGGCAGAAGTTGGCGAACACCCTAATTTCACTTTGGTATCCTTTAATTACCGAGGCGGCGGCAACAACAAGGGAACTCCATCCCAAGAAACTTTTGAATCTGACGCAAACCAAATCGCCCAGTGCGCAGCACAAGTAAACGAGTCCGGATTCGCTTACATCGCAGGACGAGGTATCGGAGCAATTCTCGCCGCAAAGCAGGGGCTTATTCCAGCATACAACAAAACTCCCTTGCTTTTCATCGACCCCGTATTCAGTATTGCCGACGCAATTTCCAGCAAGTATGGTTTCCTTTATCCCAAATTTTTAATCCGTGCAGACGTTTCTATTGAACCTGATCAACTGAAAAATTTGGAACAAAGGGCGTCCATTATTTATGACCAAAGCCAATTCGAATTGAGAACAAACGAAAACAGTGTGAGCCTCGTCACATCCCGTAAAATCTTGCGTAAAGGCAATCCGCTTAAAGAAGTTTTTTCAAATTTGAGCAAATAA
- the lnt gene encoding apolipoprotein N-acyltransferase has protein sequence MQRFKNYVKDLPKIYRAYFAIVLLAEIVIIALRPDEPGLYTFPPQCVPLALALVFLPFKKIRKAFTRWIYTYSSLSFIFLAIDYNSFNHNGAGHAGLIHIATTFLPAGLFWIFKFICWNVRRVKERDSRTALILSVFAWGLYAFAFPPMPLGPAALLLLVPWFIVLNRFGRQQALFATFWSAVLYNTINYYWIYNVMNVETAPSGLILFGLFLLIAYFSAYNVLAAFIYTIVKNVRIKGHRVLLWIYPVFYAGIEMTRTRGDFSFPWSHLGYVFGNHVEFLQMLPWIGIFGYTVLVVASNQVVAGAFERLAGNLKNRQELKKTVPLLSVPVILLLALFLQGTYVLSKPEAAPFYGAENKENPSIALVQPSIAQGAKWSKERFDNIVNKTLGMVKDSVPPGTDLIVLAETAIPDYIRRQPKVIRRLHRLADEMQGSILTGTLDYKRNDPGSIRTYDIYNSAFLFTPNDISFPKRYIKKHLVPFSERIPFDDIFPILNYVDLGEGDFVTGKETPVYGPFKWTPYICYDAIFGDLIREAIREGSRLMVNITNDGWFGRSTAPYQHMNLIRYRAIENGMPVARLANSGVSLFIDQYGHYNQNTDIFVDAVIQRKMPLKTRDTLYSHIGDAVETALLWFFLIYLLASLGFFFKNFKTSRTEA, from the coding sequence GTGCAGAGATTTAAGAACTACGTCAAGGACCTTCCCAAGATTTATCGGGCCTATTTCGCCATCGTCCTTCTTGCAGAAATCGTCATTATCGCTTTACGCCCCGACGAACCAGGTCTTTACACCTTCCCTCCCCAGTGCGTTCCACTGGCATTAGCTCTTGTATTTCTTCCTTTCAAAAAAATCCGAAAGGCATTTACCCGCTGGATCTACACCTACAGTTCGCTATCCTTCATATTCCTCGCCATAGATTACAACTCCTTCAATCACAATGGCGCAGGCCACGCAGGCCTTATTCATATTGCAACCACATTCCTCCCTGCAGGACTTTTCTGGATATTCAAGTTCATCTGCTGGAACGTCCGTCGGGTTAAGGAAAGGGACTCCCGCACAGCCCTAATACTAAGCGTCTTCGCCTGGGGTCTTTACGCCTTTGCATTTCCGCCCATGCCCTTGGGCCCCGCAGCACTCCTTTTGCTGGTTCCCTGGTTCATCGTCCTGAACCGCTTCGGTCGTCAACAGGCACTTTTTGCCACCTTCTGGTCAGCAGTCCTGTACAACACCATCAATTACTACTGGATCTACAACGTAATGAATGTAGAAACAGCACCATCGGGACTGATCCTGTTCGGCCTCTTCCTGCTCATCGCCTATTTCAGTGCCTACAACGTTCTAGCCGCTTTTATCTATACTATCGTAAAGAACGTCCGTATCAAGGGTCACCGTGTTCTTCTCTGGATTTATCCTGTATTCTATGCCGGCATCGAAATGACCCGAACCCGCGGGGACTTCAGCTTTCCCTGGAGCCACCTAGGCTACGTATTCGGGAATCATGTCGAATTTCTCCAGATGCTCCCCTGGATAGGCATTTTCGGATACACAGTCCTGGTAGTTGCATCCAACCAGGTTGTAGCAGGTGCATTTGAACGTCTGGCAGGAAATCTGAAAAACAGGCAGGAACTGAAGAAAACCGTTCCCCTCCTGAGTGTACCAGTCATTCTTCTCCTGGCACTTTTCCTGCAGGGAACCTATGTGCTTTCCAAGCCAGAGGCAGCCCCCTTCTACGGGGCGGAAAACAAGGAAAATCCCTCCATCGCCCTGGTCCAGCCCAGCATCGCACAAGGCGCCAAGTGGAGCAAGGAACGCTTCGACAACATCGTCAACAAAACCTTAGGTATGGTGAAGGACAGTGTTCCGCCAGGAACAGACTTGATCGTTCTTGCAGAAACAGCCATTCCCGACTACATCCGCCGACAGCCGAAAGTCATCCGCAGATTGCATCGTCTAGCCGACGAAATGCAAGGCAGCATCCTTACAGGTACATTGGACTACAAACGCAACGACCCCGGTTCCATCCGTACATACGACATTTACAATTCCGCATTCCTCTTTACGCCCAACGACATTTCCTTCCCCAAGCGTTACATCAAGAAGCATCTGGTGCCCTTCAGCGAACGCATCCCCTTTGATGATATCTTCCCCATTTTGAACTACGTGGACTTAGGTGAAGGAGATTTCGTTACCGGCAAGGAAACTCCCGTTTACGGACCTTTCAAGTGGACGCCTTACATTTGTTACGACGCCATCTTTGGGGATCTCATTCGTGAAGCGATCCGTGAAGGTTCGCGCCTGATGGTGAACATTACCAATGACGGATGGTTCGGCAGGAGCACCGCCCCCTACCAGCACATGAATTTGATTCGCTACCGCGCAATCGAAAACGGAATGCCTGTTGCCCGTCTTGCAAATTCCGGGGTATCCCTGTTCATCGACCAGTACGGACACTACAATCAGAATACGGATATTTTCGTAGATGCTGTCATACAAAGAAAAATGCCCCTCAAGACAAGGGACACTCTTTATAGTCACATAGGCGATGCTGTAGAAACCGCTTTGCTTTGGTTCTTCCTAATTTACCTACTTGCAAGTCTCGGGTTCTTCTTCAAGAATTTCAAGACTTCTAGAACAGAAGCATAG
- a CDS encoding UDP-2,3-diacylglucosamine diphosphatase: protein MDRKAFFISDAHLGVNPPGAIGQRESALIRFLDSLRGKASHVVIVGDLFEFWYEYNDYVCRNHFDLYFSLKRLVESGTEVHLLQGNHDFAYGTFFPKSLGVQVHKQVVLEIQGKRVLFRHGDGVAKSDFGYRLFRRILDFPLNRFLFKQIHPDWGMALARFVGRSSRKAGEDRIINIKEYQAWADRTMKKEDCDFCIFGHIHIPGIWKLEHGTAASSGEWIKKLTYLQMDAGEINLKEFSIND from the coding sequence ATGGATCGTAAAGCCTTCTTCATTTCGGACGCTCATTTAGGCGTAAACCCTCCTGGAGCGATTGGACAACGTGAATCTGCCCTGATTCGCTTTCTGGACTCCCTGCGGGGAAAGGCTTCCCACGTAGTTATTGTGGGGGATCTTTTTGAATTTTGGTACGAATACAACGATTATGTATGCCGTAACCATTTCGACTTGTATTTTTCTTTAAAGCGTCTCGTGGAATCCGGAACGGAAGTTCATTTGCTTCAGGGAAACCATGATTTTGCCTATGGTACTTTTTTCCCGAAGTCCTTGGGTGTTCAGGTTCATAAGCAGGTGGTTCTGGAAATACAGGGGAAACGAGTTCTTTTTAGGCATGGGGATGGTGTTGCCAAGTCTGATTTTGGTTACCGTCTGTTCCGTCGCATTTTGGATTTCCCGTTAAACCGCTTCCTCTTCAAGCAGATTCACCCGGATTGGGGAATGGCCCTTGCCAGATTTGTTGGTCGTAGTAGTCGTAAGGCTGGCGAAGATCGCATTATCAACATTAAGGAATACCAGGCTTGGGCCGATCGTACCATGAAAAAGGAAGACTGTGACTTCTGCATTTTTGGCCACATCCATATTCCCGGAATCTGGAAATTGGAACATGGTACGGCAGCGTCTTCTGGCGAGTGGATAAAAAAACTCACCTACCTCCAGATGGATGCAGGTGAGATAAACTTGAAAGAGTTCTCGATAAACGATTAG
- the rsmI gene encoding 16S rRNA (cytidine(1402)-2'-O)-methyltransferase, which produces MSHTLYIVATPIGNMEDITYRAVRILKEVPLVLAEDTRHSRVLFDAYNIGTPMEAYHDFNKEKVTPKYVEFLKNKGDIALISDAGTPGVADPAFNLVRECVREGIDVRAVPGPCAMITALVSSGMPTDHFTFQYFSPKKSAQRIHLLEKLKEEESTQIFYASPHNIDKFVEEIKQVFGDIKIALMRELTKKFEEHLIGTPTEITAHFKSHPPKGEFVLIFNPQDKSGL; this is translated from the coding sequence ATGTCCCACACCTTGTACATCGTAGCAACTCCTATTGGAAATATGGAAGACATCACTTACCGTGCTGTCCGAATCCTAAAGGAAGTCCCCCTGGTCCTGGCCGAAGATACTCGCCACTCCAGAGTTTTGTTTGACGCATACAATATCGGCACCCCCATGGAAGCCTACCATGACTTCAACAAAGAAAAGGTGACCCCGAAATACGTGGAATTTCTAAAGAACAAAGGTGACATCGCCTTGATCAGCGATGCTGGAACTCCCGGCGTTGCAGACCCTGCATTTAACTTGGTCCGTGAGTGCGTCCGCGAAGGCATCGATGTGCGGGCAGTTCCCGGTCCCTGCGCCATGATTACCGCCTTGGTATCCAGCGGCATGCCCACCGATCACTTTACCTTCCAGTATTTCTCCCCCAAGAAAAGCGCACAGCGAATTCACTTGCTTGAAAAACTAAAGGAAGAGGAATCTACCCAGATTTTCTACGCAAGTCCCCACAACATCGACAAGTTTGTGGAAGAAATCAAACAAGTCTTCGGAGATATTAAAATCGCCCTCATGCGAGAACTCACCAAGAAGTTCGAAGAACATCTCATCGGGACGCCAACTGAGATTACGGCTCATTTCAAGAGTCATCCGCCGAAAGGTGAATTCGTCCTGATTTTCAATCCCCAGGACAAGAGCGGTCTGTAA
- a CDS encoding alpha/beta hydrolase, producing MYEKWIWLPDWASDLSLWEDDLMEVSSGAEHTFVGYEDMIAHLSSLYELDGMKDATHVVGWGFGAMALLKNSEKRPKDQNWLLLSPFANFCSEENNWNQQNLMFIATQTKSSVDPFLNAFMELFEDEFGDWVEEWRGAAKKMSPVALGEGLAFLAQNQIDSEIPFDGSGETKVLYGRMDQAIKPSMTSCLKDYLPYAQFKERPKAGHWPPMLLF from the coding sequence ATGTACGAAAAGTGGATTTGGTTACCTGATTGGGCGTCCGACTTGAGTCTTTGGGAAGACGACCTAATGGAAGTGAGCTCTGGTGCGGAGCACACTTTTGTTGGCTATGAAGACATGATTGCGCACTTGTCTAGTCTTTATGAATTGGATGGGATGAAGGACGCTACTCATGTGGTAGGCTGGGGATTTGGTGCCATGGCCCTTCTGAAAAATTCGGAGAAGCGTCCTAAGGATCAGAACTGGCTTTTGCTTTCACCTTTCGCTAATTTCTGCTCTGAAGAAAATAACTGGAATCAGCAGAATTTAATGTTTATTGCTACCCAGACAAAATCTTCCGTAGATCCATTCCTGAATGCTTTTATGGAACTATTTGAAGACGAGTTTGGAGACTGGGTCGAGGAATGGCGTGGGGCCGCAAAGAAAATGTCTCCCGTTGCATTAGGAGAGGGTCTTGCATTCCTTGCGCAAAATCAGATAGATTCTGAAATTCCTTTTGATGGGTCTGGGGAAACAAAGGTCCTTTACGGAAGAATGGATCAGGCGATAAAACCGTCCATGACCAGTTGCTTAAAGGACTATCTGCCTTATGCTCAATTTAAGGAAAGACCAAAGGCCGGGCATTGGCCGCCTATGCTTCTGTTCTAG